A genome region from Thermoanaerobacterium xylanolyticum LX-11 includes the following:
- the pckA gene encoding phosphoenolpyruvate carboxykinase (ATP), producing MLDIDDVLENSSNILYNMPVSDLIEEAIKNNEGKLLENGAFDVYTGKYTGRSPRDKYIVDEESIHNDIWWTNNKSMEKENFIKIYNKVVNYIKNKKLYVFRGFVGADPQYKYQLTVVNEYAYQNAFVHQLFINPKSENELKKESDFTVICVPNFLADPIVDGTNSEAFIIISFEEKMILIGGTKYSGEIKKSVFTMMNYMMLKRNVLPMHCAANIGPNNDTALFFGLSGTGKTTLSTDPERYLIGDDEHGWSMRGIFNFEGGCYAKCINLSPYSEPEIWNAIKFGTILENVVYDTNNVPDYTSSKVTENTRASYPLEYISRRSKNGIGGNPKIIFFLTADAFGVLPPIAKLTNEQAVDYFLLGYTSKIPGTEKGISEPQATFSPCFGAPFLPSFPKKYADLLKEKIAENNTTVYLINTGWIGGPYGIGKRIELKYTREIIKNALDGKLEKTNFEKDAVFDLLIPENCDNVPNQLLDPLKTWNERKNYLETANKLLSVFKSKLDNIKHDI from the coding sequence ATGCTTGATATAGATGATGTTTTGGAAAATTCTAGCAATATTCTCTATAATATGCCTGTTTCAGACTTGATAGAGGAAGCTATAAAAAATAATGAAGGAAAATTATTAGAAAATGGTGCATTTGACGTTTATACAGGGAAATACACTGGAAGATCACCAAGAGATAAATACATTGTAGATGAAGAGTCTATTCATAATGATATTTGGTGGACAAATAATAAATCTATGGAAAAAGAAAATTTTATAAAAATTTATAACAAAGTCGTTAATTATATAAAAAATAAAAAGCTATATGTTTTTAGAGGCTTTGTTGGTGCAGATCCACAATATAAATATCAACTTACAGTTGTTAATGAATATGCTTATCAAAATGCTTTTGTACATCAATTATTTATTAATCCTAAAAGTGAAAATGAACTAAAAAAAGAATCTGATTTTACAGTTATTTGTGTTCCTAATTTTTTAGCTGACCCAATTGTTGATGGAACAAATTCTGAAGCATTTATCATTATAAGTTTTGAGGAAAAGATGATTTTAATTGGTGGAACAAAATATTCTGGAGAAATAAAAAAATCCGTTTTCACAATGATGAATTATATGATGTTGAAAAGAAATGTACTACCTATGCATTGTGCAGCAAATATAGGTCCAAATAATGATACAGCACTTTTTTTTGGATTGTCTGGAACTGGAAAGACAACTTTATCAACAGATCCAGAAAGGTATTTGATTGGTGACGATGAACATGGATGGTCTATGCGTGGAATTTTTAATTTTGAAGGTGGCTGCTATGCAAAATGTATAAATTTATCCCCATATAGTGAACCTGAAATATGGAATGCAATCAAGTTTGGAACAATTTTAGAAAATGTAGTTTATGATACGAATAATGTACCGGACTATACAAGCAGTAAAGTAACTGAAAATACAAGAGCTTCATATCCTCTTGAATATATTTCTAGAAGATCTAAAAATGGAATTGGAGGAAATCCTAAAATTATATTTTTCTTGACAGCCGATGCTTTTGGAGTATTACCTCCAATTGCCAAATTGACAAATGAACAAGCTGTTGACTATTTCTTATTGGGTTATACGAGCAAAATACCTGGAACAGAAAAGGGAATTTCCGAGCCTCAAGCGACATTCTCGCCATGTTTTGGGGCACCATTTTTGCCGTCATTTCCCAAGAAATATGCTGATTTATTGAAGGAAAAAATTGCAGAAAATAATACAACAGTTTACCTGATAAATACTGGATGGATAGGTGGGCCTTATGGGATTGGTAAAAGAATAGAACTAAAATATACAAGAGAAATAATTAAAAATGCATTAGATGGCAAATTAGAAAAGACAAATTTTGAAAAAGATGCGGTATTTGATTTATTAATACCAGAAAATTGTGATAATGTCCCTAACCAATTGCTAGATCCTTTAAAAACATGGAATGAAAGGAAAAATTATTTGGAAACTGCTAATAAATTATTATCTGTTTTTAAATCAAAATTAGATAATATTAAACACGATATTTAA
- a CDS encoding PqqD family protein, with protein MAKKNNNFMLYVPIHSKKLMWEENDNIVKLLFRHDKIVERLVRLFIKRPKITTIELDEIGSTVWKLIDGKRTVYDIGIKLKEVYGDKAEPTYDRLNKYLRYLHQNGWIRWRIQ; from the coding sequence ATGGCTAAAAAGAACAACAATTTCATGCTTTATGTACCTATTCATTCAAAAAAACTTATGTGGGAAGAGAATGATAACATAGTCAAGCTTTTGTTTAGACATGATAAAATTGTTGAGCGGTTGGTGAGGCTTTTTATCAAAAGACCAAAGATAACTACGATAGAGCTTGATGAAATCGGCAGCACCGTTTGGAAGCTTATTGACGGAAAAAGAACTGTTTATGACATTGGCATTAAGCTTAAAGAAGTTTACGGCGATAAAGCTGAGCCTACATACGATAGACTAAACAAATATTTACGCTATTTGCATCAAAATGGATGGATTAGATGGAGGATTCAATAA
- a CDS encoding thioredoxin domain-containing protein: MEKLYAVDDIKKFVNDEEMALLYFSTNDCGICTTLLPKLEEMLLNYDKISSGHVSIDELPATSSEFSVFTVPTVLLFVEGKEVIREARFISMDILEEKIQKYYDLFFS; the protein is encoded by the coding sequence ATGGAAAAATTATATGCAGTTGACGATATAAAGAAATTTGTGAATGATGAAGAAATGGCGCTATTGTATTTTTCAACAAATGATTGTGGTATATGCACTACATTGCTTCCAAAACTTGAAGAGATGCTATTAAATTATGACAAGATATCCAGTGGTCATGTTTCTATAGACGAATTGCCTGCTACATCATCGGAGTTTTCGGTTTTTACTGTGCCAACAGTGCTTCTTTTTGTGGAAGGGAAAGAAGTCATAAGAGAGGCGAGATTTATAAGCATGGACATCTTAGAAGAGAAGATACAGAAGTATTATGATCTGTTTTTTTCATAA
- a CDS encoding DUF1003 domain-containing protein, giving the protein MDNKEKLIHSYIDKKVSKNINEEHKDSLTFGDRMADKLADYAGSWSFIFTFSFLLIVWMVINSVALIRHFDPYPFILLNLVLSCLAAIQAPIIMMSQNRQEAKDRLKAQNDYEVNLKAELIIEDLHTKADKIIENQEKILKLLESQTQKQ; this is encoded by the coding sequence ATGGATAATAAAGAAAAGCTGATACATTCATATATTGACAAGAAAGTTTCCAAAAATATCAACGAAGAACACAAAGATTCCCTGACATTTGGCGATAGGATGGCAGATAAATTAGCAGATTACGCTGGCAGTTGGTCTTTTATATTTACGTTTAGCTTTCTGCTTATCGTTTGGATGGTTATAAATAGTGTCGCTCTTATAAGGCACTTTGACCCATATCCATTTATACTCTTAAATTTGGTTTTATCCTGCCTTGCTGCAATACAAGCTCCAATAATCATGATGAGCCAAAACAGACAAGAAGCAAAAGATAGGTTAAAAGCACAAAATGACTACGAAGTCAATTTAAAAGCAGAGTTAATAATAGAAGACCTACATACAAAAGCAGATAAAATCATTGAAAATCAAGAAAAAATACTGAAACTTTTAGAAAGTCAAACGCAAAAACAATAA
- a CDS encoding FAD-dependent oxidoreductase — protein MQKKYLKTVISLFIVSVLIITAVGGYFYVEKYKKSSQETKAKVIEENSNLPKPIKLNLPKDGSQYDVIVVGAEPEGVAAARSAAKNDAKVLIIDKHDGPGGLMTYGMLNTIDMSIGPDGTLLTQGTFKEFFKGIGSKNSFDVKKAKEVFLKLLSLPNITQSYNTTFEKPIMDGNKIIGITALKDGKEVNYYGKRIIDATQDASVAASAGVPYTIGAEDMGLKGKVQASTLVFRLKGIDWDNLIKIIKYEKKIPETYINNTSANGFLSITKNYKPSTPMLRLRGLNLGRQDDGTVLVNALLIYGVDGLNQSSIEKGIELAKKELPRIVQFFRENIPGFEKVQLDGTADELYVRETRHIKGYYTLDINDVVFNRDFYDRIAIGSYPVDVQATSPEDTGYVYGKPVEYAVPFRCIVPEKVDNLLVVGRSASYSHLAAGSARTIPIGMAEGDAAGVASAYSIAKDKSFEDIAKNEEDIKNIQSILVSQGAYLKPFKVEETVEKSWAFDGLKFVLHWGLIVPGYTNDFKLNENIKSISFYYMASNMIKRSIPDKSQLIDDDYQYLQKYIVDKPLTKEEAADILLTYAGYRNEANKYSGSLCDLAHEKGLISDTAYQKMKDTKYIKWEDSYDMILSLHNYLSKL, from the coding sequence TTGCAAAAGAAATATTTAAAGACAGTGATATCGCTTTTCATCGTGTCGGTACTAATAATAACGGCAGTAGGTGGCTACTTTTACGTAGAAAAGTACAAAAAATCATCACAGGAGACTAAAGCTAAAGTTATAGAGGAAAATTCAAATCTTCCTAAACCTATAAAGCTTAACCTTCCTAAAGACGGAAGCCAATACGATGTCATAGTAGTAGGAGCAGAGCCGGAAGGCGTCGCCGCTGCAAGGTCTGCTGCAAAAAACGACGCCAAAGTCTTAATAATCGACAAGCACGATGGTCCCGGCGGCCTCATGACGTACGGTATGCTAAATACAATCGACATGAGCATAGGTCCTGATGGTACATTGCTTACACAAGGCACATTCAAAGAGTTTTTTAAAGGCATAGGCTCAAAAAACTCCTTTGATGTAAAAAAGGCAAAAGAAGTATTCTTGAAGCTTTTAAGCCTTCCAAACATCACCCAGTCGTACAATACAACATTTGAAAAACCTATAATGGACGGAAACAAGATAATAGGCATAACAGCATTAAAGGACGGAAAAGAAGTAAACTACTACGGCAAAAGGATAATCGATGCAACGCAGGATGCCTCAGTTGCAGCATCTGCAGGTGTGCCATACACAATCGGCGCAGAAGACATGGGCTTAAAAGGGAAAGTACAGGCATCGACTCTTGTCTTTAGACTAAAAGGTATTGACTGGGACAACCTAATAAAAATAATAAAATACGAAAAAAAGATACCAGAAACGTATATAAACAATACATCTGCAAATGGATTTCTATCCATCACAAAAAACTACAAGCCTTCAACGCCTATGCTTAGGTTAAGAGGTCTTAATCTCGGTAGACAAGATGACGGCACAGTATTAGTAAACGCACTTTTGATATACGGCGTAGACGGACTTAATCAATCATCAATAGAAAAAGGAATAGAATTAGCAAAGAAAGAGCTCCCAAGAATAGTACAATTTTTTAGAGAAAACATCCCTGGCTTTGAGAAAGTGCAGCTTGACGGCACAGCAGATGAGCTGTATGTAAGAGAGACAAGGCACATAAAAGGATACTACACACTTGACATAAACGATGTTGTATTCAACAGGGACTTTTATGACAGGATAGCAATAGGGTCATATCCTGTAGACGTACAAGCAACATCACCAGAAGACACGGGATATGTATACGGAAAGCCTGTAGAGTATGCAGTGCCATTTAGGTGCATAGTGCCAGAAAAAGTAGACAACCTTTTAGTAGTAGGGCGATCAGCATCCTACAGCCACTTAGCTGCAGGCTCTGCCAGAACAATACCAATAGGCATGGCAGAAGGAGATGCGGCAGGTGTAGCGTCAGCGTACTCCATAGCCAAAGACAAATCATTTGAAGACATCGCAAAGAATGAAGAAGATATAAAGAACATACAGTCCATATTGGTAAGCCAAGGAGCGTACCTTAAACCGTTTAAAGTAGAAGAAACTGTAGAGAAAAGTTGGGCTTTTGACGGACTAAAATTTGTCCTTCACTGGGGGCTTATAGTACCTGGATACACAAATGATTTTAAGCTTAATGAAAACATAAAAAGCATATCATTTTATTATATGGCATCAAACATGATTAAAAGGTCAATACCAGATAAATCACAGCTCATAGATGATGATTATCAATATCTGCAAAAATACATTGTAGACAAGCCTCTTACGAAAGAAGAAGCTGCAGATATACTATTGACGTATGCTGGATACAGAAATGAGGCTAATAAATATAGTGGTAGTTTATGCGATTTAGCACATGAAAAAGGACTAATATCTGATACAGCATATCAAAAGATGAAAGATACAAAATATATAAAATGGGAAGATTCATATGACATGATATTGTCACTTCACAATTATCTAAGCAAACTCTAA
- a CDS encoding carboxymuconolactone decarboxylase family protein, producing the protein MPLPPFLSSLDKNDPEFASAIEKVYSYAMGPGSLDQKTKLLIALAIDALYGANLGVENISNQLRNMGVSEEEIKEAIRIAYFASGNTILASYISAFKNK; encoded by the coding sequence ATGCCATTACCACCATTTTTGTCATCTCTTGATAAAAATGATCCTGAATTTGCATCTGCAATAGAAAAAGTCTATTCTTATGCAATGGGACCAGGCTCATTAGACCAAAAGACAAAATTGTTAATTGCACTGGCTATTGATGCATTGTACGGCGCTAACCTTGGAGTAGAAAACATATCAAATCAACTGCGAAATATGGGGGTAAGCGAGGAAGAAATAAAAGAAGCAATTAGAATCGCATACTTCGCATCCGGAAATACAATATTAGCTTCATATATTTCTGCTTTCAAAAACAAATAA
- a CDS encoding pyridoxal phosphate-dependent aminotransferase has product MILSKSAMGITPSATLEITAKANKLRSQGIDVISFGAGEPDFPTPQFIKDAAVDALNKNYTRYTASSGIGELKEAICKKLLLDNGLNYTVDQIVVSSGAKHSIFNAMLAILNPGDEVIIPSPYWVSYPEMVKLINCKPVIVKTKQENNFKISADEFIRSITKRTKLLILNSPNNPTGAIYSREELSEIARIAVENNIFIISDEIYEKLIYEGKHVSIASIDEKIKDLTIVINGMSKAYSMTGWRIGYSASSLKIAKVISNIQSHTTSNPNTIAQYASIAALKEGHDFTDEMKKEFDKRRNLILSLLDNIRGLKYIIPKGAFYVYVNIDYYIGKSYKNVIINDSIDMAKYLVDEANVAIIPGQPFGNDNYIRLSYATSVKNIKIGLERIKSALEKLV; this is encoded by the coding sequence ATGATTTTATCTAAAAGTGCTATGGGAATAACACCTTCTGCAACACTTGAAATAACAGCAAAAGCAAATAAATTGAGATCGCAAGGAATAGACGTTATTAGTTTTGGAGCTGGAGAACCAGATTTTCCTACCCCTCAATTCATAAAAGATGCAGCAGTAGACGCATTAAATAAGAATTATACTAGATATACTGCATCGTCAGGTATTGGTGAACTAAAAGAGGCTATATGCAAAAAATTATTACTTGACAATGGGTTAAATTACACAGTAGATCAAATAGTTGTTTCTAGTGGCGCTAAGCATTCTATTTTCAATGCTATGCTTGCTATATTAAACCCTGGAGATGAAGTTATAATTCCATCACCATATTGGGTTAGTTATCCTGAAATGGTTAAGTTGATTAATTGCAAACCTGTCATTGTGAAAACAAAGCAAGAGAATAACTTTAAAATTTCCGCTGATGAATTTATAAGATCAATTACAAAAAGAACAAAATTATTGATTTTAAATAGCCCTAATAATCCTACAGGAGCAATTTATTCAAGAGAAGAATTATCAGAAATTGCAAGAATAGCGGTTGAAAATAACATATTTATAATTTCTGATGAAATATATGAAAAATTAATATATGAAGGGAAACACGTAAGTATTGCATCTATAGATGAAAAAATTAAAGATTTAACAATAGTGATAAATGGCATGTCAAAAGCATATTCAATGACAGGGTGGAGAATTGGCTATAGTGCATCAAGCTTAAAAATAGCTAAGGTAATTAGCAATATACAGAGTCATACTACTTCTAATCCAAATACAATAGCACAATATGCTAGTATTGCTGCCTTAAAAGAAGGTCATGATTTTACAGACGAAATGAAAAAAGAATTTGATAAAAGAAGAAATTTAATTCTGTCATTGCTAGATAATATTAGAGGGCTTAAATACATAATACCAAAAGGTGCTTTCTATGTATATGTCAACATAGATTATTATATTGGTAAATCTTATAAAAATGTTATTATAAATGATTCAATTGATATGGCTAAATATTTAGTAGATGAAGCTAATGTGGCAATAATACCTGGACAACCTTTTGGAAATGACAATTATATTAGATTATCCTACGCAACTTCAGTTAAAAATATCAAAATTGGTCTTGAAAGAATAAAAAGTGCTTTAGAAAAGCTAGTTTAA
- a CDS encoding phosphodiester glycosidase family protein, giving the protein MKKIPQIIVLLILVFIFSHVYADTYYNGFLYTYQNNSYMMVPARGVFQSMGADVKWDGDTQTVKIIKDSLQIVLKINSTNAVVNGEGKDMPVPAIIKNGSTFLPLRFLAELIGDNQVKWDDSTQTAAIPFNNSYIYVKAVDYSLDATSFTKKVDGVVVTAVRIPHNSPYKPAVILANNQIGTTQSLYDMAKYYNADIAINGTFFNAYGGDPVPWNTIIKDGKVVHIVNVGSVFGFTANGQVKMDKLRISIVGGTNGSYSWPNNWYAYGFNHIPSINSVYIFTSEWGSHLGFNYGINIVVENGVVKDIEENQDVNIPADGYVINLNGSEEYLAKVFNVGKTVDYKINFTNDSGNPVDWSDVVEAVGAGPTLVKDGVVSADPVGEGFTEDKIVSLSYARSAIGVTAQGDILLVTTPEITVYQLAQIMKDLGAYNAMNLDGGASSGLYFKGGYLTKPGRDLSNALIFYK; this is encoded by the coding sequence ATGAAAAAAATTCCACAAATTATTGTACTCTTGATTTTGGTTTTTATATTTTCACATGTTTATGCTGATACATACTACAATGGTTTTTTGTATACATACCAAAATAATAGCTATATGATGGTGCCTGCCAGAGGTGTATTTCAGAGCATGGGGGCAGATGTAAAATGGGATGGTGATACTCAAACAGTTAAAATCATAAAAGACAGCCTTCAAATCGTGCTTAAGATTAACAGTACAAATGCAGTTGTCAATGGAGAAGGCAAAGATATGCCGGTGCCTGCTATAATAAAGAACGGATCAACCTTTTTGCCACTTCGGTTTTTGGCTGAATTGATTGGTGATAATCAAGTTAAATGGGATGATAGTACGCAAACTGCTGCTATTCCTTTTAATAATTCATATATTTATGTTAAAGCGGTTGATTATAGCTTAGATGCGACAAGTTTTACTAAGAAAGTTGATGGTGTTGTTGTGACGGCTGTAAGAATACCTCACAACTCGCCATATAAACCTGCGGTTATTTTGGCAAATAATCAGATAGGTACTACACAGAGCCTATATGACATGGCCAAATACTACAATGCAGATATTGCAATAAACGGTACATTTTTCAATGCTTATGGTGGAGATCCGGTACCGTGGAATACTATAATCAAAGATGGCAAAGTTGTGCATATAGTTAATGTAGGATCTGTCTTTGGCTTTACGGCTAATGGGCAGGTGAAGATGGATAAGCTGAGAATAAGTATTGTAGGTGGGACTAATGGTTCTTATAGCTGGCCAAATAATTGGTATGCTTATGGTTTCAATCACATACCTTCTATAAACTCGGTATATATATTTACATCTGAGTGGGGCAGTCACCTTGGCTTCAACTATGGAATAAATATTGTGGTAGAAAATGGCGTTGTTAAAGATATTGAAGAAAATCAAGATGTAAATATTCCTGCAGATGGATATGTCATAAATCTCAATGGCAGCGAGGAATACTTGGCTAAAGTATTCAATGTAGGCAAGACAGTTGACTATAAAATCAACTTTACAAATGATAGTGGAAATCCAGTTGACTGGTCTGATGTTGTTGAGGCTGTAGGAGCAGGTCCTACTCTTGTTAAAGATGGTGTGGTCAGTGCAGACCCTGTAGGAGAGGGTTTTACAGAGGATAAAATCGTAAGCTTATCATATGCGAGAAGTGCTATTGGAGTAACGGCACAAGGTGACATTCTTCTTGTGACTACACCAGAGATTACTGTGTATCAGTTGGCACAGATAATGAAAGATTTAGGTGCATACAATGCAATGAATCTTGATGGTGGTGCTTCTTCTGGGCTTTATTTTAAAGGTGGGTATTTAACAAAGCCAGGTAGGGATTTAAGTAATGCACTGATATTCTACAAATAA
- the murJ gene encoding murein biosynthesis integral membrane protein MurJ — protein MSNKKLFKSASIVAFITILGKFAGLLKNTVQGKVFGTTWATDAYTVSLNIPTVLYSIIGVAVSTAFIPLLNETYAKRGKDEMFDFANNIMNILFLFSFAIFVIAWIFSPYLVRLMASNFTGEKFQLAVNLTKISIVNMLFLSMSAGFTAILQTLNDFTAPALNGILIDIPPIVFMLFFAKDGGIVGLTIYTTVAFGLQVVNQIPWLIKNKYRYSLKIDFKDPRIVRMLKLISPVIVGLSVNQINIIINTRLASGLPNGNITAFSYASLLTGAFYGTFATSVVTVIFPTLSREGSTGDYKGMKSHMIKAINNINMIMIPVTLGIMILRYHIIDILFKHGRFNDYSVEITAIALLYLSIGMIFYGIRDVFNVSFYSTNDTRTPMINSILGIAVNILISIILVKYIGIAGLAIGSSASAAICAILLMKDFRKKMGAFGGRDIVITGGKLVLSSIVMGAAVFLMNNFLSRYMVGFKMELLLTSLIVIIGGAIYVGMMLLLKVKEFKYLFGIVANRIINFQN, from the coding sequence ATGAGTAATAAGAAACTGTTTAAGTCGGCAAGCATTGTTGCATTTATAACGATTTTGGGGAAATTTGCTGGGCTTTTGAAAAATACTGTACAGGGTAAGGTGTTTGGCACCACATGGGCTACTGATGCATATACGGTGTCTTTAAATATTCCTACAGTGCTTTACTCTATAATAGGTGTTGCTGTATCTACAGCTTTTATACCACTTTTAAATGAGACGTATGCTAAGCGTGGCAAAGATGAGATGTTTGATTTTGCTAACAATATAATGAACATTTTATTTTTGTTTTCATTTGCCATATTCGTCATAGCATGGATTTTTTCGCCATACTTGGTAAGATTGATGGCGTCGAATTTTACAGGTGAGAAGTTCCAACTTGCAGTAAATTTGACCAAAATAAGCATTGTAAACATGCTGTTTTTAAGCATGTCAGCAGGTTTTACTGCTATTCTTCAGACTCTTAACGACTTTACTGCACCTGCTTTAAATGGTATTTTGATAGACATTCCACCTATAGTGTTTATGCTGTTTTTTGCAAAGGATGGTGGCATAGTAGGCCTTACTATCTACACTACAGTCGCATTTGGCCTTCAGGTGGTAAACCAGATACCGTGGCTTATCAAGAACAAGTACAGATACAGTCTAAAAATTGATTTTAAAGATCCTCGCATAGTAAGGATGCTTAAGCTCATTAGCCCTGTCATTGTGGGATTATCTGTAAATCAGATAAACATAATCATAAATACGAGGCTTGCTTCAGGATTGCCGAATGGAAACATCACCGCTTTTAGCTATGCCAGCTTATTGACAGGTGCTTTTTACGGGACATTTGCCACGTCGGTTGTGACAGTCATATTTCCTACTTTGTCAAGGGAAGGGAGCACCGGCGATTATAAAGGCATGAAATCTCACATGATAAAGGCTATAAACAATATCAATATGATCATGATTCCCGTTACTTTAGGCATCATGATTTTAAGGTACCACATAATAGATATACTTTTTAAACATGGTAGGTTTAATGATTATAGTGTTGAGATTACAGCTATTGCGCTTTTATACCTTTCAATAGGAATGATTTTTTACGGCATAAGAGATGTGTTTAATGTATCATTTTACTCCACAAATGACACGAGAACGCCTATGATAAACAGTATTTTAGGCATAGCAGTAAATATATTGATAAGCATAATACTGGTAAAATATATAGGTATCGCTGGTCTTGCCATAGGCTCATCTGCATCTGCAGCAATCTGTGCTATATTATTGATGAAGGATTTTAGAAAGAAGATGGGAGCTTTTGGTGGACGCGATATTGTAATTACCGGTGGTAAATTGGTATTATCTTCTATTGTCATGGGCGCAGCGGTATTTTTAATGAACAATTTTCTTTCAAGATACATGGTTGGATTTAAGATGGAATTGTTGCTTACAAGTTTGATCGTCATTATTGGTGGTGCTATATACGTTGGTATGATGCTTCTTTTAAAAGTGAAAGAGTTTAAATACTTATTTGGCATTGTTGCAAACAGAATAATTAATTTTCAGAATTAA
- a CDS encoding amino acid permease, with product MHSKKRIGLWSLVMLTFVPTFGFNNITTNAVALGPAAIPSWLIVSLLYFLPLSIMIAELASANQDKEGGIYTWINSSLGPNWAFIGTWSYFVANLFYLQMVFARIPVMVSWALFGENRFTNPAILVYLSLILVVVLTYIATLGVKTFSKISDIGGKLTLATTVIFIVFAIVGVIIGKNPSATTFTAKTVIPKFNASYFSTFSWLLLAVAGAEVAGTYIKDVDNPRKTFPKGVIIATIFIALAYIIGSLAVCFVASPEVLEKAGLKDAGYIVYKILAHNWGLGSGKVAVQIYALIYTITSIAAYIVWMESPLRAMFSEVPEGTFPKFITKKREDGTMVNALWIQCAVLIVLIAVPLVGLKGINDFFVLLTNLSSLSLVIPYIVLGAAYLVFRMRGNHAPFEMLKSKSIVIIASGIVLILGIFAFFGAGWGDFVDSKSFSEAIIPILKDYGGPVLLIILGFIITRITSAITPTKINKN from the coding sequence TTGCATAGCAAAAAAAGAATTGGTTTATGGTCATTAGTAATGCTAACTTTTGTACCAACATTTGGATTTAATAACATTACGACAAATGCTGTTGCATTAGGACCAGCTGCAATTCCATCTTGGCTTATTGTCTCTCTATTATATTTTTTACCATTATCGATTATGATTGCAGAGTTAGCATCTGCAAATCAAGATAAAGAAGGTGGTATTTATACTTGGATAAATAGTTCTTTAGGTCCTAATTGGGCATTTATAGGTACATGGTCTTATTTTGTAGCAAACCTTTTTTATCTTCAAATGGTTTTTGCAAGAATACCTGTTATGGTATCTTGGGCTTTATTTGGTGAAAACAGATTTACAAATCCAGCTATCCTTGTTTATTTAAGTTTAATTTTAGTAGTTGTCTTAACATATATAGCTACATTAGGTGTAAAAACGTTCTCGAAAATTAGCGACATTGGAGGAAAATTAACATTAGCAACAACTGTCATATTTATAGTATTTGCTATCGTTGGAGTAATAATTGGTAAAAATCCATCTGCAACTACATTTACTGCCAAGACCGTTATTCCTAAATTTAATGCATCATATTTTTCAACATTCTCATGGTTATTATTGGCTGTTGCAGGCGCAGAAGTAGCTGGTACTTATATTAAAGATGTGGATAATCCGAGGAAAACTTTTCCTAAAGGTGTTATTATAGCTACTATATTTATAGCTCTAGCGTACATTATTGGTTCACTTGCAGTTTGCTTTGTTGCATCACCGGAGGTACTTGAAAAGGCAGGACTAAAGGATGCAGGATATATTGTATATAAAATTCTTGCACATAACTGGGGACTAGGAAGTGGTAAAGTTGCTGTTCAAATATATGCACTTATCTATACAATAACTTCTATTGCAGCATATATTGTTTGGATGGAATCACCACTTAGAGCTATGTTTTCAGAAGTTCCAGAGGGTACATTCCCAAAATTTATAACTAAAAAGCGTGAAGATGGAACTATGGTTAATGCATTATGGATTCAGTGTGCAGTTCTTATTGTGCTTATCGCAGTCCCTCTTGTAGGACTAAAGGGAATAAATGATTTCTTTGTATTGCTTACTAACTTATCATCACTTTCATTGGTTATTCCTTACATTGTACTTGGGGCTGCATATCTGGTTTTCAGAATGAGAGGAAATCACGCTCCATTTGAAATGCTTAAGTCGAAATCAATAGTTATTATAGCTTCTGGAATAGTTCTTATTCTTGGTATATTTGCATTTTTCGGCGCTGGTTGGGGAGATTTTGTCGATTCTAAAAGCTTCAGTGAAGCAATAATACCTATATTAAAGGACTATGGTGGACCTGTTTTATTAATAATATTAGGATTTATAATAACGCGTATTACATCAGCAATTACTCCCACAAAAATTAACAAAAATTAA